In a single window of the Ooceraea biroi isolate clonal line C1 chromosome 8, Obir_v5.4, whole genome shotgun sequence genome:
- the LOC105286955 gene encoding histone-lysine N-methyltransferase SETMAR: MENKEIRIISLYEFKLGHSAALATRNINTAFGEGSANERRMRRWFEKFRSGDTNLDNLPRGHAPFVIDDTILKDMIEVDPTLTVREVAERLNVHHSTVVRHLRRLGKVKKLDKWVPHELTERDKIRRLETCISLLSRHNNDGILHRIVTCDEKWILYDNRRRSAQWLNVNEPPKRMPKPNLHPKKIMVSVWWSSKGIVHYSFNKQGEAINADKYCQEIDVMYANLCAQQPALVNRHGVLLLHDNARPHVAKKTIKKLSELNIEVFPHPPYSPDISPTDYHLFKHLDGFLTGKVFQEEKRVKDAFHEFIGSRSSDFFKHGIDTLVSRWNKYIEIDGDYFD; this comes from the exons atggaaaataaggaaattcgaataatttctttgtacGAGTTCAAACTCGGTCATAGTGCGGCCCTGGCAAcgcgaaatattaatacgGCTTTCGGCGAAGGTTCCGCGAATGAAAGAAGAATGAGGCGTTGGTTTGAAAAGTTTCGATCTGGAGACACAAACCTTGACAATTTGCCTCGTGGACATGCACCTTTCGTTATTGATGACACTATTTTAAAGGACATGATCGAAGTGGATCCGACATTAACAGTTCGAGAGGTTGCAGAAAGGCTCAATGTTCATCACTCAACTGTCGTCAGACATTTACGAAGGCTGGGAAAAGTGAAGAAGTTGGATAAATGGGTTCCCCATGAATTGACGGAGAGAGACAAAATAAGACGTTTAGAAACCTgcatttctttgctttcccggcATAATAATGATGGAATATTGCACAGAATTGTGACgtgcgatgaaaaatggat cctgtatgatAACCGTCGACGATCTGCACAGTGGCTGAATGTGAATGAGCCTCCAAAACGTATGCCAAAGCCGAACCTTCATCCCAAAAAGATTATGGTTTCAGTATGGTGGTCAAGTAAGGGAATCgtgcattattcatttaacaaACAAGGTGAGGCTATAAACGCTGATAAATACTGTCAGGAAATTGACGTTATGTATGCAAACCTGTGCGCTCAACAGCCGGCATTGGTCAATAGACATGGTGTATTGTTACTTCACGATAATGCTAGGCCACACGTTGCAAAAAAgaccataaaaaaattatccgaGTTAAACATCGAAGTTTTCCCTCATCCTCCTTATTCTCCAGATATTTCACCGACTGATTATCATTTGTTCAAACATTTGGATGGGTTTCTAACTGGAAAAGTTTTCCAAGAAGAAAAGCGTGTAAAAGATGCATTCCATGAGTTCATCGGCTCTCGTTCttcagatttttttaaacatggTATTGATACACTTGTATCACGTTGGAACAAATACATTGAAATAGATGGAGActattttgattaa
- the LOC113562432 gene encoding ras guanine nucleotide exchange factor P-like produces the protein MTMTMTMMMTTTETTTATERAALREKKHKGSNWTEEETRTFINLCIEKRIIKMMDGKRHKHIDIYNSLEPAMKEMGFIKSGAQMKIKLKHLKEQYFKCKRNNTGGASRQTFVFYEEMEELLGGRPSVEAIASTGIDLTESSNQEIMQEESVEEDVEEVEANVENIENNDPAPNNSSSKKRKISGRNTHMNLADNFAEVFAKKQGEELQKIITNQMHMFNDAIHEQMKNQQKWEQEMMEKEHQHQLLIVNTFMKGLGEMQTNNPQVPQLRPISIPLQTFPSSPSPTNNVYLYKSPSPLSRTPTPSSPFSISLSPSSSTSTNCSSTPLASPSYTDNNKK, from the exons atgacgatgacgatgacgatgatgatgacaacGACGGAGACGACGACGGCTACGGAGCGTGCTGCTC TTcgggaaaaaaaacataaggGTTCCAATTGGACCGAAGAAGAAACGCGAACTTTCATCAATCTTTGTatcgaaaaaagaataataaaaatgatggaTGGAAAGCGCCACAAACATATCGACATTTACAATTCATTGGAACCAGCAATGAAAGAAATGGGCTTCATAAAAAGTGGTgcgcaaatgaaaataaaattaaaacatttgaaaGAACAGTATTTTAAATGTAAGAGAAACAATACAGGTGGTGCTAGTCGGCAAACGTTCGTCTTTTATGAAGAAATGGAAGAACTTCTTGGCGGAAGGCCATCTGTCGAAGCCATTGCAAGTACTGGTATTGATTTGACTGAAAGTAGCAATCAAG aAATAATGCAAGAAGAAAGTGTTGAAGAGGATGTTGAAGAAGTTGAAGCAAACGTAGAAAACATAGAAAATAATGATCCCGCTCCGAATAATTCATcttcaaaaaaaagaaaaataagtg gTCGTAATACACACATGAATTTGGCGGACAATTTCGCAGAAGTTTTTGCGAAGAAACAAGGTGAGGAGTTGcagaaaataataacgaatCAAATGCACATGTTTAATGATGCAATACATGagcaaatgaaaaatcaacAAAAATGGGAACAGGAAATGATGGAGAAAGAACACCAGCACCAGCTGTTGATTGTGAATACTTTCATGAAGGGATTAGGAGAAATGCAAACAAACAACCCTCAGGTTCCTCAGTTGCGACCGATATCAATTCCATTACAAACATTTCCTTCGTCACCTTCGCCTACTAACAATGTATATCTATACAAATCACCATCTCCTTTATCAAGAACACCAACACCATCCTCACCGTTTTCTATTTCTCTATCTCCTTCATCATCGACTTCTACAAATTGTTCTTCGACACCGTTAGCATCACCCTCATATactgataataataagaaataa